A section of the Primulina eburnea isolate SZY01 chromosome 1, ASM2296580v1, whole genome shotgun sequence genome encodes:
- the LOC140824199 gene encoding phosphoglucan phosphatase DSP4, amyloplastic: protein MACLQHLPRSLLLPMQSFKTRLGNPSCRVTLLGTNLSRSRVAVVKAVSGSAPSTESNASKMEEKSETYSEDMTAAMGAVLTYRHELGMNYNFILPDLIVGSCLQTPEDVDKLRSIGVKTIFCLQQDSDLEYFGVDIASIREYANKCGDIQHLRAEIRDFDAFDLRTRLPAVVSKLQKAINRNGGVTYIHCTAGLGRAPATALAYMFWILDYKLSEAHKLLMSKRPCFPKLDAIKSATADILTGLIKKPVKLTWYGENNSSVEISGLDIGWGQRIPLSYDEEHGLWNLHRELPEGHYEYKYIVDGEWMCNEYEPVIGPNKDGHVNNYVQVSDDQRNNESAAIRARLTNDESDLSPNERLIIRQFLEAFPDEAD from the exons ATGGCTTGCCTTCAGCATCTCCCGAG ATCCCTGCTTCTGCCAATGCAGAGCTTCAAAACCCGTTTAGGAAATCCCTCATGCCGTGTTACTTTGCTG GGAACGAATTTGTCTAGGTCCCGAGTTGCTGTGGTCAAG GCCGTGTCTGGTTCTGCACCAAGTACAGAAAGCAACGCATCTAAGATGGAagaaaaatctgaaacatataGCGAAGACATGACTGCAGCTATGGGAGCTG TTTTAACTTATAGGCATGAACTTGGAATGAACTATAACTTCATTCTGCCAGATCTTATTGTGGGGTCATGCCTACAG ACTCCGGAGGATGTTGACAAGCTTCGCAGCATTGGAGTAAAAACTATATTTTGCTTACAACAGGATTCAGATCTTGA ATACTTTGGGGTTGATATTGCTTCCATTCGTGAATATGCCAACAAATGTGGTGACATTCAACACTTGCGTGCTGAAATTAG GGATTTTGATGCCTTTGATCTGAGAACCCGGCTACCTGCAGTGGTAAGTAAACTGCAAAAGGCCATTAATCGGAATGGAGGTGTGACCTATATACATTGTACTGCTGGTCTTGGAAGAGCTCCTGCAACTGCT TTGGCTTACATGTTTTGGATCCTAGACTATAAGCTGAGTGAAGCACATAAACTACTTAtg AGTAAGCGCCCTTGCTTTCCAAAGTTAGATGCCATCAAAAGTGCAACTGCTGATATT CTTACAGGCCTTATAAAGAAGCCTGTGAAATTAACGTGGTATGGAGAGAATAATTCATCAGTGGAAATCTCTGGACTCGACATTGGATGGGGTCAG AGAATACCTTTGTCGTATGATGAAGAACACGGTTTATGGAATCTCCATAGGGAATTGCCT GAAGGACATTATGAATACAAGTATATTGTGGATGGTGAATGGATGTGCAATGAGTACGAACCTGTCATTGGTCCCAACAAGGATGGCCACGTCAACAACTATGTTCAG GTTTCCGATGATCAACGCAATAACGAGAGTGCTGCAATTCGCGCTAGACTAACAAATGATGAATCTGATCTTTCGCCGAACGAAAGGCTCATTATCAGACAATTTCTTGAAGCCTTCCCAGATGAAGCTGATTGA
- the LOC140810673 gene encoding probable membrane-associated kinase regulator 4, whose protein sequence is MESVQDHEYINIEVDPLATILCHSNKEFEFQSFADSSETNRAAICSADQLFYMGKLLPLHLPPRLQMLDKILQTSSKSSYEFDNESFSTPLFSASNTSTANSPFESCNVSPVESCQVSGELNRNEYFLEYSTSFEEKKYSWTKRLKLIKQSSSIGSKLKRAFLKSLFTKSGCSYESSAAAADAKKSLPKTRDSERGTTKNVAPPFGQIQAVKCSNKKMMPSLSNKENNVTEDGQAGHRRSFSGAFKRLSKSASSMSDYSRSAGVKNSCGPNLELENSIQAAIAHCKRSQNQPPSKSIAGEQILCPMPASSQVVFDDQERTGRCRG, encoded by the coding sequence ATGGAGTCAGTACAAGATCATGAATACATTAACATAGAAGTTGATCCATTAGCCACCATATTGTGCCACTCCAACAAAGAATTTGAGTTCCAAAGTTTCGCCGATTCCTCGGAGACGAATCGCGCCGCTATCTGTTCAGCTGATCAGCTCTTCTACATGGGAAAACTCCTCCCTCTTCATCTCCCACCTCGCCTCCAGATGCTTGACAAAATCCTCCAAACGTCTTCTAAGTCGAGCTACGAATTCGACAATGAATCCTTTAGTACTCCACTGTTCTCTGCATCCAACACTTCCACAGCCAACTCGCCATTCGAATCATGCAACGTCTCGCCTGTGGAGTCTTGCCAAGTTAGTGGAGAGCTGAACCGGAATGAGTATTTCCTTGAATACTCGACATCGTTCGAGGAGAAGAAGTATTCTTGGACCAAACggttgaagctgatcaaacagtcGTCGAGTATCGGTTCGAAGCTCAAACGGGCTTTTCTTAAATCTCTGTTTACCAAATCCGGTTGCTCCTACGAATCTTCTGCTGCTGCTGCGGATGCGAAGAAATCACTTCCAAAGACCAGAGATAGTGAGAGAGGTACCACCAAGAACGTAGCGCCACCGTTCGGGCAAATCCAGGCGGTTAAATGCAGTAACAAAAAGATGATGCCATCTTTAAGTAACAAAGAGAACAATGTAACAGAAGATGGTCAAGCAGGTCACAGGAGATCGTTCTCCGGGGCCTTCAAAAGGCTATCGAAGTCGGCTAGTTCCATGTCTGATTATTCCAGGTCCGCTGGTGTCAAGAACAGCTGCGGCCCAAACTTGGAGCTCGAGAACTCGATCCAGGCCGCGATTGCTCATTGTAAACGATCTCAAAACCAGCCTCCTTCTAAAAGTATTGCTGGTGAACAGATACTTTGTCCAATGCCAGCTTCTTCCCAAGTCGTTTTCGATGACCAGGAAAGAACGGGACGTTGCAGGGGTTGA
- the LOC140824208 gene encoding wall-associated receptor kinase-like 20 isoform X1, with translation MANPLLLLLLAAALLPCALSLSPCPPCGSTAVPYPLSTDPSCGDPEYKVRCNASSTLLFDSINNTYPITSISPDTQRLVISPAPFVPNTCITRDFSSNGLQLNASAPFNITGSNTILYLNCSESLIRSPLNCSSNSLCHVYANGTSAGRDCADARLCCAFGAGGSTTAYRIQVRDSGCQAYRSFVNLDYDLPASQWPQPGVELEWLLPREPTCGGQGDCGSGSACGPDPNSNEGIRRCFCNSGLRWDPVGGVCAQEPACGDSDGCGKDRTALIAGLTSGLSVALVSALIGFFVYKRHRRIKEEQERITREREEILNSGGGKFAKIFSGKEIKKATNNFSKDLLLGVGGYGEVYKGILQDGTVVAVKCAKLGNTKGTDQVLNEVRILCQVNHKSLVGLLGCCVELEQPLMVYEYVPNGTLLDHLQGPNRGLLSWNHRLSVAHATAEGLAYLHFAAAPPIYHRDVKSSNILLDEKLNAKVSDFGLSRLAHTDLSHVSTCAQGTLGYLDPEYYRNYQLTDKSDVYSFGVVLLELLTSQKAIDFNRPTDDVNLAVYVQRLVEEDRIMDAADPLLKEGASKVELETMKAIGFLAIGCLEERRQNRPSMKEVTEEIEYIISIATAKAADM, from the exons ATGGCCAATccactcctcctcctcctcctcgcGGCGGCTCTGCTACCATGCGCACTCTCCCTTAGTCCCTGTCCTCCTTGTGGTTCCACCGCCGTCCCCTACCCACTGAGCACCGACCCCAGCTGCGGTGATCCCGAATACAAAGTCCGCTGCAACGCCTCCTCCACACTCTTATTCGACTCCATCAACAATACATACCCGATCACCTCCATTTCCCCGGACACGCAACGCCTCGTGATCTCCCCCGCTCCCTTCGTCCCCAACACCTGCATCACGCGGGATTTCTCCTCCAACGGCCTCCAGCTCAACGCGTCCGCGCCCTTCAACATCACCGGCAGCAACACCATCTTATACCTCAACTGCTCCGAAAGCCTTATCCGCTCGCCTCTGAACTGCTCCTCCAACAGCCTCTGCCACGTGTACGCCAACGGGACCAGCGCAGGGCGCGACTGCGCCGACGCGCGCCTCTGCTGCGCTTTCGGTGCGGGGGGATCCACGACGGCGTACCGGATACAGGTCAGGGATTCGGGGTGCCAGGCGTACCGGAGCTTCGTGAACCTGGACTACGACCTGCCGGCTAGCCAGTGGCCGCAGCCTGGCGTGGAATTGGAATGGCTATTGCCGAGAGAGCCGACGTGTGGCGGCCAGGGTGATTGCGGGTCGGGTTCCGCGTGTGGGCCGGACCCGAACTCGAATGAGGGGATCCGCAGATGCTTCTGCAATTCTGGATTGCGATGGGATCCAGTTGGAGGAGTCTGTGCTCAAG AGCCAGCGTGTGGAGACTCAGATGGCTGTGGTAAAGACAGAACTGCCCTGATTGCGG GCTTAACTTCAGGCCTAAGCGTGGCACTCGTATCAGCACTGATTGGATTTTTCGTCTACAAGCGCCACCGTCGCATCAAAGAGGAGCAAGAACGTATTACTCGAGAGCGCGAAGAGATCCTTAATTCAGGTGGCGGCAAATTTGCGAAAATCTTCAGTGGGAAAGAAATAAAGAAGGCCACAAATAACTTTTCCAAGGACCTGCTTCTTGGAGTCGGCGGCTATGGTGAAGTGTACAAAGGTATTCTTCAAGATGGAACGGTTGTTGCGGTAAAATGTGCGAAGCTTGGTAACACGAAAGGCACCGATCAAGTTCTCAATGAAGTACGGATACTATGTCAAGTGAATCACAAGAGCCTTGTGGGGCTCCTTGGTTGTTGCGTTGAGCTCGAGCAGCCACTGATGGTTTACGAATATGTTCCTAATGGAACTCTCCTGGACCATTTACAAGGCCCCAACAGGGGTCTTCTTTCATGGAATCATCGTCTCAGCGTCGCCCACGCAACTGCTGAGGGACTAGCCTACCTCCATTTCGCTGCAGCTCCACCAATCTACCACCGTGATGTGAAGTCTAGCAACATCTTACTAGATGAAAAACTAAACGCAAAGGTTTCTGATTTCGGGCTGTCtcgtttagctcacacggatcTGAGCCACGTATCCACTTGTGCTCAGGGCACTCTTGGATACCTTGACCCTGAATACTACAGGAACTATCAGCTAACTGACAAGAGTGATGTATACAGTTTTGGGGTCGTTTTATTGGAGCTCTTGACATCCCAGAAAGCGATTGATTTCAACAGACCAACAGATGATGTGAATCTGGCGGTTTATGTGCAGAGATTGGTGGAAGAGGATAGGATCATGGATGCTGCTGATCCATTGCTGAAAGAGGGAGCTAGCAAGGTAGAGCTGGAAACCATGAAGGCAATTGGTTTTCTGGCGATCGGATGCTTAGAAGAACGTCGGCAAAACCGGCCATCCATGAAAGAGGTGACGGAGGAGATCGAATACATCATCAGTATTGCAACTGCCAAGGCCGCAGATATGTAA
- the LOC140824208 gene encoding wall-associated receptor kinase-like 20 isoform X2, translating into MANPLLLLLLAAALLPCALSLSPCPPCGSTAVPYPLSTDPSCGDPEYKVRCNASSTLLFDSINNTYPITSISPDTQRLVISPAPFVPNTCITRDFSSNGLQLNASAPFNITGSNTILYLNCSESLIRSPLNCSSNSLCHVYANGTSAGRDCADARLCCAFGAGGSTTAYRIQVRDSGCQAYRSFVNLDYDLPASQWPQPGVELEWLLPREPTCGGQGDCGSGSACGPDPNSNEGIRRCFCNSGLRWDPVGGVCAQACGDSDGCGKDRTALIAGLTSGLSVALVSALIGFFVYKRHRRIKEEQERITREREEILNSGGGKFAKIFSGKEIKKATNNFSKDLLLGVGGYGEVYKGILQDGTVVAVKCAKLGNTKGTDQVLNEVRILCQVNHKSLVGLLGCCVELEQPLMVYEYVPNGTLLDHLQGPNRGLLSWNHRLSVAHATAEGLAYLHFAAAPPIYHRDVKSSNILLDEKLNAKVSDFGLSRLAHTDLSHVSTCAQGTLGYLDPEYYRNYQLTDKSDVYSFGVVLLELLTSQKAIDFNRPTDDVNLAVYVQRLVEEDRIMDAADPLLKEGASKVELETMKAIGFLAIGCLEERRQNRPSMKEVTEEIEYIISIATAKAADM; encoded by the exons ATGGCCAATccactcctcctcctcctcctcgcGGCGGCTCTGCTACCATGCGCACTCTCCCTTAGTCCCTGTCCTCCTTGTGGTTCCACCGCCGTCCCCTACCCACTGAGCACCGACCCCAGCTGCGGTGATCCCGAATACAAAGTCCGCTGCAACGCCTCCTCCACACTCTTATTCGACTCCATCAACAATACATACCCGATCACCTCCATTTCCCCGGACACGCAACGCCTCGTGATCTCCCCCGCTCCCTTCGTCCCCAACACCTGCATCACGCGGGATTTCTCCTCCAACGGCCTCCAGCTCAACGCGTCCGCGCCCTTCAACATCACCGGCAGCAACACCATCTTATACCTCAACTGCTCCGAAAGCCTTATCCGCTCGCCTCTGAACTGCTCCTCCAACAGCCTCTGCCACGTGTACGCCAACGGGACCAGCGCAGGGCGCGACTGCGCCGACGCGCGCCTCTGCTGCGCTTTCGGTGCGGGGGGATCCACGACGGCGTACCGGATACAGGTCAGGGATTCGGGGTGCCAGGCGTACCGGAGCTTCGTGAACCTGGACTACGACCTGCCGGCTAGCCAGTGGCCGCAGCCTGGCGTGGAATTGGAATGGCTATTGCCGAGAGAGCCGACGTGTGGCGGCCAGGGTGATTGCGGGTCGGGTTCCGCGTGTGGGCCGGACCCGAACTCGAATGAGGGGATCCGCAGATGCTTCTGCAATTCTGGATTGCGATGGGATCCAGTTGGAGGAGTCTGTGCTCAAG CGTGTGGAGACTCAGATGGCTGTGGTAAAGACAGAACTGCCCTGATTGCGG GCTTAACTTCAGGCCTAAGCGTGGCACTCGTATCAGCACTGATTGGATTTTTCGTCTACAAGCGCCACCGTCGCATCAAAGAGGAGCAAGAACGTATTACTCGAGAGCGCGAAGAGATCCTTAATTCAGGTGGCGGCAAATTTGCGAAAATCTTCAGTGGGAAAGAAATAAAGAAGGCCACAAATAACTTTTCCAAGGACCTGCTTCTTGGAGTCGGCGGCTATGGTGAAGTGTACAAAGGTATTCTTCAAGATGGAACGGTTGTTGCGGTAAAATGTGCGAAGCTTGGTAACACGAAAGGCACCGATCAAGTTCTCAATGAAGTACGGATACTATGTCAAGTGAATCACAAGAGCCTTGTGGGGCTCCTTGGTTGTTGCGTTGAGCTCGAGCAGCCACTGATGGTTTACGAATATGTTCCTAATGGAACTCTCCTGGACCATTTACAAGGCCCCAACAGGGGTCTTCTTTCATGGAATCATCGTCTCAGCGTCGCCCACGCAACTGCTGAGGGACTAGCCTACCTCCATTTCGCTGCAGCTCCACCAATCTACCACCGTGATGTGAAGTCTAGCAACATCTTACTAGATGAAAAACTAAACGCAAAGGTTTCTGATTTCGGGCTGTCtcgtttagctcacacggatcTGAGCCACGTATCCACTTGTGCTCAGGGCACTCTTGGATACCTTGACCCTGAATACTACAGGAACTATCAGCTAACTGACAAGAGTGATGTATACAGTTTTGGGGTCGTTTTATTGGAGCTCTTGACATCCCAGAAAGCGATTGATTTCAACAGACCAACAGATGATGTGAATCTGGCGGTTTATGTGCAGAGATTGGTGGAAGAGGATAGGATCATGGATGCTGCTGATCCATTGCTGAAAGAGGGAGCTAGCAAGGTAGAGCTGGAAACCATGAAGGCAATTGGTTTTCTGGCGATCGGATGCTTAGAAGAACGTCGGCAAAACCGGCCATCCATGAAAGAGGTGACGGAGGAGATCGAATACATCATCAGTATTGCAACTGCCAAGGCCGCAGATATGTAA
- the LOC140824220 gene encoding ras-related protein Rab2BV-like, whose translation MAYKVDHEYDYLFKIVLIGDSGVGKSNILSRFTRNEFCLESKSTIGVEFATRTQQVEGKTVKAQIWDTAGQERYRAITSAYYRGAVGALLVYDITKRQTFENVQRWLRELRDHADSNIVIMLAGNKSDLNHLRGVAEHDARLFAEKEGLSFLETSALEAHNVEKAFQTILLDIYQIISRKALAAQEADTVVPGQGTAIKVGDYSSNFSKRAGCCSN comes from the exons ATGGCGTACAAGGTGGATCATGAGTACGATTACTTGTTCAAGATCGTGCTGATCGGAGATTCCGGTGTCGGAAAATCCAATATTCTGTCGAGATTTACCCGAAACGAATTCTGCTTGGAGTCCAAATCCACTATTGGTGTCGAATTCGCGACCAGAACTCAACAG GTGGAAGGGAAAACAGTCAAGGCACAAATATGGGATACGGCGGGACAAGAGCGCTACCGTGCCATCACGAGTGCCTACTACCGCGGGGCCGTGGGTGCACTCTTGGTGTACGACATAACGAAACGACAAACGTTCGAAAACGTGCAACGATGGCTACGAGAGTTGAGGGACCATGCGGATTCCAACATAGTCATAATGCTCGCGGGTAACAAGTCCGACCTCAACCACCTCCGAGGAGTGGCCGAGCATGACGCTCGCCTTTTCGCCGAGAAAGAAGGCCTCTCGTTCCTGGAGACGTCCGCCCTCGAGGCACATAACGTTGAGAAAGCGTTTCAAACGATTTTACTCGATATCTATCAGATTATTAGCCGAAAGGCGCTAGCGGCACAAGAAGCCGATACCGTTGTCCCCGGACAGGGCACCGCCATCAAGGTTGGGGATTATTCCTCCAACTTCAGTAAGAGAGCTGGCTGTTGTTCTAATTAA
- the LOC140823813 gene encoding uncharacterized protein: MIQTYWQMLYQEITGLKCHKRCSLSSPKFTGQGRHPEDAKELFNLRHATLRNVIERIFGIFKSRFKIFKTAPPFPYTTQAELVLTCAGLHNFLRKECWSDEFPVEPENEVPQPSSEQVYEDNNFDQIFGTEEQQRANANAWRDTIANRM; encoded by the exons ATGATTCAAACATATTGGCAGatgctttatcaagaaataacGGGCTTAAAGTGCCACAAG AGGTGTTCGTTATCATCTCCAAAATTCACTGGCCAAGGTCGTCACCCTGAAGATGCAAAAGAGTTGTTCAATCTTCGTCATGCCACTTTGAGAAACGTCATTGAAAGGATATTCGGTATATTTAAATCGCGgttcaaaatattcaaaactgcTCCTCCATTTCCATATACAACACAGGCAGAGCTTGTATTGACTTGTGCCGGATTGCACAATTTTCTTCGAAAGGAGTGTTGGTCTGATGAATTTCCAGTTGAACCAGAGAATGAAGTTCCACAACCTTCATCAGAACAAGTTTACGAGGATAACAATTTTGATCAAATATTTGGCACTGAAGAACAACAACGAGCAAATGCAAATGCATGGAGAGATACTATAGCAAACAGAATGTGA